One genomic segment of Plasmodium cynomolgi strain B DNA, chromosome 14, whole genome shotgun sequence includes these proteins:
- a CDS encoding hypothetical protein (putative), protein MYLKKAEIQKNDTSVKSSERRETSMCEEDEVFSNSTLSDAESCYQFWKNADGGDIFEICEEFESSEDEHDVNDMAHNFDAPKLYSTIETNTVPIGMDTTVEDDTCMQEEVANPPSRGN, encoded by the exons ATGTATTTAAAGAAGGCGGAgatccaaaaaaatgacacctCCGTAAAGTCGAGCGAGAGGAGAGAAACTTCCATGTgtgaagaagatgaagtCTTCTCCAATTCCACCTTGTCTGATGCTGAAAGTTGCTATCAGTTTTGGAAAAACGCCGACGGGGG AGACATTTTCGAAATATGCGAAGAGTTCGAAAGTTCGGAAGATGAACATGACGTAAACGACATGGCACACAATTTTGACGCACCCAAATTGTACTCCACCATAGAAACTAACACCGTGCCGATTGGGATGGACACCACGGTGGAGGATGACACATGTATGCAGGAGGAAGTGGCGAATCCCCCATCACGTGGAAATTAG
- a CDS encoding hypothetical protein (putative), translated as MNKNFAQILEDFMSDGNRKHRGHGDDDTNGENIPQFIKQDGSNLFKDDIGKKFEKKNFFKYTEYSLSSLYMSDNQIPLEEDPKFETFINIITKASDVNNEYKWVDDYFKFEVKEELNILTPQSQDRDFLFRKYLQPNQLKNICLLRKYEQAAISKTPEKNKVDAKIVSEYIVHDSYRQIMKALNFKLSHRIFTQARIFHSKYGNSDHIIILVLRHYKDENFLHPLFHDRALVQIKSYLNDNKYADMTQKNLLNYTEIFKPYVSLRKVDNNFVEQIKDSSGKLRWS; from the exons atgaataaaaactTCGCGCAAATATTGGAGGATTTTATGTCGGATGGGAATAGAAAACACAGAGGGCATGGTGATGACGACACGAATGGGGAAAACATCCCACAGTTTATCAAACAGGACGGAAGCAACTTGTTCAAAGATgatataggaaaaaaattcgaaaaaaaaaactttttcaaatataCAGAATATTCATTAAGTAGCCTCTACATGTCAGACAATCAAATTCCCTTAGAAGAAGATCCCAAATTTGAAAcgtttataaatataataaccaAAGCATCAGATGTTAATAACGAATATAAGTGGGTTGATGATTATTTCAAATTTGAGGTGAAAGAAGAATTGAATATATTAACACCCCAATCGCAAGACAGAGATTTTTTGTTTAGGAAATATTTACAGCCAAAtcagttaaaaaatatttgcctACTacgaaaatatgaacaagcaGCCATTTCAAAAACGccggaaaaaaataaagtggaTGCGAAAATTGTGTCTGAGTATATTGTTCACGATAGTTACAGGCAAATAATGAAGGCACTAAATTTCAAATTGAGTCACAGGATTTTTACACAAGCACGTATTTTTCACAGTAAATATGGAAACAGCGATCATATAATCATACTGGTCTTGCGGCATTACAAGGATGAGAATTTTCTCCATCCACTTTTTCACGACAGGGCACTGGTTCAAATAAAGTCCTatttaaatgataataaatacGCCGATATGACTCAGAAGAATTTGCTAAACTACACAGAGATTTTCAAGCCGTACGTCTCACTGAGAAAAGTGGACAACAACTTCGTGGAGCAAATTAAGGACAG TAGTGGGAAACTACGCTGGTCGTAA